CAACACATTTCTCTGTCACCTTCATTGTGTAAGCAAGCTCTGCACAAAGAGGGTGATATATGTATTAGCATGAAGACATTGCTTTAGCTCAACCTTCGGATTAAGAGTTGATTTTAGAGTTTACCTAGAGCTACACGACCATATGTGTCGACAACTAAAGTCCAGTTTGATGTATCCAGCTTAAGAAGCTTAGCTATGCCGAAGTCAGAAATATGCGCCTCGTACTCGGAATCAAGCAGAATGTTGTTACTTGAAATATCTCGATGAATGATTGGAGGGTTACAATCACGATGCATATAAGAAAGAACATATGCCACGCCTTTTATGATATTCACCCTCTTGTTCCGGTCCAACTCttgagcttcttcttcattgctcAAGATCGTAGACAAGCTTCCTCTGTCCAAGTACTCATACACTAAGAAAGAGTGTCATAGATGTGAACAATAGCCCTCAAGTTTCACAATATTGCGGTGTCAAATTTCTGTCAAAGCCCCGAtctcattcaaaaattccttttGATCAGTTTGCCCACTATCAACCATTTGATTGATCTTCTTAACATCTACTATATACCTGATCTTAATTTGGCCTTGAAGACACTTCCACAGCCTCCCCTTCCAATACAATAAATCTCATCAAATGCCTCGGTGGATTCTATGATGTCTTCATATAAGATCTTTCCATCGTACTTTGATGGGGGAAAGACTTCAGTAGTCTTGGGTGCTAGTTCTGCTATTCGATGGAGCTTCTTTctacaaaaaatgaagaatattcCAAGGAAAATAAATAGAAGAACTGCACCTAATAGAGGAAACACAATAAGAAACACTTTGCCTCCCGCAGGAGAGCTTTCCCTATCCAACACCGCTTATATGACATCATGAATTTCcagttctattttcaattgaatgaatcggtttttcattgacgcgcctatagttctattctctgagctaattactcacgagataactagtctatttggtgaaaccgttaagggattttaacgcaatagactcgagaatttgaccaagaatcgacCGCTCGACCATGTTAGtttgcaaggatcattacggcacagttaaaaatcgaccagagattagagataggttgactcgactaagccatgtgattaagtgtgggtgattccacctaattgcaaaattctcgtcaattagcactagaccaatttttttgttattttggtaCCTGTGTCTacatttgaaacctcgagattttcacgacaactgaaagtcgccaatgtatcgaagatgtacaatgtgacttgaaataatcgaccacgagtcaattgcactaaaaattcctaaaagctacctgataggttaggtcacgctaaaatctcgccagattaaaattaaccgcgaatttgaactcgatttcagaaattgaaatttctgtcatgtcacgatttattttagaatcATTACCTCATCCTccaaatatttttctgcaaaccgagatttttggcaaaaattcaaagtagggcCGTTTTTGACCGGAAAAATCCGAGGACTTTTTTATCGCGTTTTTGGGATTCATGTTGGTTCAATTGGtaaagaaaaatgttaatttagtctagacattttggttggatttatggGGATCGAATTAGACTCAATTGGAGAGGAATTGGGTTCTATTTGgggaaaatgttacaaaattcgtaggccatgggaGGGGGAACATTTTGACCACTTGATTAGCTTCTAAGGGAAGATTGTGGGCTGCCAAGGGGCCATGGATGACAGCCATGGCTGGTGGGGCCTTGCCAAGGGACCAAATGGATAGAATGAAGGCTTTAGAAGCCAAAGAGGGACCCTCCACCTTCAACAGCTCCTTCTTCATTTCCAGCCACCTTTCTCCATTTTCAGTCCCTTTTGAAACTCCAAAGTTGCAGAGAAACCAATCAAGCTCCCCCTAGCCCGTCGCACGCCCGCCGAGCCGCTAGGACCACCGTGTCGCCGTCGCGTCACCCGTGAGCCTCACGTGCTAGCCCATTCACATCCCGCTTGTCCCACACCGTCTCGTCGTCCCCCGCGATCCTTGGGCCACTGTCGAGCCTCCGTCTAGCCGCTTGAGCCGTCTCCGTTACCATCCAGTCACTGTCGAGCGTTGCCGTCACCCGCTGCAGCCATCGCTGCCCGTCCTAGCCATTTCCAGCTCAACCCGTCGCCCGGTTCGCCCTCTCAGCCTAGCAACCAAAGCCAAAGACTAGAAAGGGTCTTTGGGATTCGAGGCCCGTTTCGGACCTTTTCCGGGCCTTGCTTGGCTTTGCCGCCAAGAGGTTTGTTGCCCGTCTCCTCATTgccgtcgccgtggactcatCGGATTGCTAAAcaggtgagtttacttgctaaacttggcttagggagttaatgacaTTTTATGGGTGTTTAGATTAGGTTAAttaaggtttaggtggttagttagaatggattagcgatttaattattcatttatgcatgttaggtggataggaCGGCTTAATTAGGGACTAGATAGAtcgtgctatttatctagattggttcagaaattttccggATCCGTTTCGGtgtttaattaggcatttccggcctaagtctctatttttggtaattaattgcatttatttaattatttttggtatttatttaattatttattatttttttaaaattataccgagatagccgatgaccggaatttcatgctaattgcaatggtgtgcttggtttatttaattgagtgctaatttgtgcaaatttagtggaaattgtaatttttggtatttatatcaaaattgtgtaatttcggtatttaatcagaaaataccAAGGTGTCGATTTTTAATGTCAAAAATTTTTTTAGGCACTATATTAAATagttggatttttaaaaagaaatatatagtATTTTGGCTTagaccgaccgtgtacccacacacgattatttttatcgggtattttcAACACAATGAAAACAGGCCAAGTTCGttatttaattgaggaattggtGTGCAAAACACAAGGTCCTTGGCTGAGATTGATTTATCATGTATCGCTTAGGTGAGCATTATTGAATtgtta
The window above is part of the Eucalyptus grandis isolate ANBG69807.140 chromosome 6, ASM1654582v1, whole genome shotgun sequence genome. Proteins encoded here:
- the LOC104429390 gene encoding MDIS1-interacting receptor like kinase 2-like, whose amino-acid sequence is MVTETAQAARRRLDSGPRIAGDDETVWDKRDVNGLAREAHGKKLHRIAELAPKTTEVFPPSKYDGKILYEDIIESTEAFDEIYCIGRGGCGSVFKAKLRSVYEYLDRGSLSTILSNEEEAQELDRNKRVNIIKGVAYVLSYMHRDCNPPIIHRDISSNNILLDSEYEAHISDFGIAKLLKLDTSNWTLVVDTYGRVALELAYTMKVTEKCVVYSFGIVAIEVIKGRHPGDNISSLVAPVDVEI